In Leptospira perdikensis, the following are encoded in one genomic region:
- a CDS encoding LIC12231 family lipoprotein, producing the protein MKFIHLLFLLILTFSSCITRYRDYPIIDSPPKTTTASKIKLFYNLEPFPILEFGGYTALKSFFKTNLKSKFADTEEILDPKNIPQKGVYCKVSTQWAPISAQALIFGYISMATATILPAWSSNEGFDVTYSLYKDGQKVKDFTYSPRRSIFLWIFTLPVIWVNLLTSSEEEVFKAMSYQFLEDAKPYINEL; encoded by the coding sequence ATGAAATTCATTCATTTACTGTTTTTGCTAATTCTAACTTTTTCTTCCTGTATCACACGTTACAGGGATTATCCGATCATTGATTCTCCACCGAAGACAACAACTGCATCGAAAATCAAATTATTCTACAATTTAGAGCCTTTCCCAATTTTAGAATTTGGTGGTTACACTGCTTTAAAATCCTTCTTTAAAACAAATCTAAAATCAAAGTTTGCCGATACGGAAGAAATTTTAGACCCAAAAAATATTCCTCAAAAAGGAGTTTACTGCAAGGTATCAACACAGTGGGCCCCTATTTCTGCTCAGGCCCTGATCTTCGGATATATTTCCATGGCAACTGCAACCATTTTGCCGGCTTGGAGTTCGAACGAAGGATTTGATGTTACCTATTCTTTGTATAAAGATGGGCAAAAGGTAAAAGACTTTACCTATTCACCAAGAAGATCTATTTTCCTTTGGATCTTTACTTTACCAGTTATCTGGGTTAATTTACTCACATCCTCTGAAGAAGAAGTTTTTAAGGCTATGTCTTACCAATTTTTGGAAGATGCAAAACCTTACATAAATGAATTATAA
- a CDS encoding STAS domain-containing protein yields the protein MANINFKEKSHGDKFVIQVSGEIDAKTAPELKVKLELSIENGATKIVLDFSDLTYISSAGIGVLNSIQKYLKDKSGEVVLVNLSKEVKDTMDLMYFTKKVKVFPNLDGALAGF from the coding sequence ATGGCTAATATAAACTTTAAAGAAAAAAGTCACGGCGATAAATTTGTAATTCAGGTATCTGGCGAAATTGATGCGAAAACAGCTCCTGAGCTAAAAGTTAAGTTGGAGCTTTCGATTGAAAATGGAGCAACTAAGATTGTATTAGATTTTAGTGATTTAACTTATATTTCTTCCGCAGGGATTGGTGTCTTAAATTCCATACAAAAGTATTTAAAAGATAAATCAGGGGAAGTTGTTTTGGTGAACCTATCGAAAGAAGTGAAAGATACGATGGATTTGATGTATTTTACCAAAAAAGTTAAGGTGTTTCCAAACTTGGACGGAGCTCTCGCCGGTTTTTAG
- a CDS encoding ATP-binding protein — translation MEPNEEQVLEVPNHLDSLSLVRQTVRSFLGNDLPSDITGKLVFCVDEVVTNIIEHGFPNQTQSLIQIKMKKISKQVEFIITDSGIPFDPNKKKSDTWKHLYEAGLDGGFGIRSVKKIMTIEYKRLVAESLNELRLSYVRNEP, via the coding sequence TTGGAACCAAACGAAGAACAGGTTCTCGAAGTTCCCAACCATTTAGACAGTTTGTCTTTGGTTCGGCAAACAGTAAGATCTTTTTTGGGAAATGACCTTCCTTCTGATATAACCGGTAAACTCGTATTTTGTGTAGATGAAGTGGTCACAAATATCATTGAACATGGATTTCCTAACCAAACTCAATCGTTGATTCAAATAAAAATGAAAAAAATATCAAAGCAGGTGGAATTCATAATCACCGATAGTGGTATTCCCTTTGACCCAAACAAAAAAAAATCGGATACTTGGAAACATTTATACGAAGCTGGTTTAGACGGCGGATTTGGAATTCGTTCTGTAAAAAAAATTATGACAATCGAATACAAACGATTAGTTGCAGAATCTTTAAATGAGTTAAGACTAAGTTATGTTAGGAACGAACCTTGA
- a CDS encoding alpha/beta fold hydrolase: protein MKTFILLHGSYHGAWNWHKLVPHIHNSGHRAINIDMPAHGIDRNKIHSVTLDDYVNKTIQTIQGIEGKVILLAHSRNGIVISKVAEKYPEKIEKLIYLAAYLIPNGKSMMDYALLDRNSLVIQNTIPKVSIKLATSLLKNYTGYKKTLIDIFLPKTFRTHRLSPHIFREALYHDCPAEITELANVLLTPEPNLGGFEKLKLTKERYGIVPKIYIECLQDRAVTLFIQRKMQKDSPCDHVFQIDSSHSPFFSKPEELCRILNEIALK from the coding sequence ATGAAAACTTTTATTCTATTACATGGCTCATACCACGGTGCCTGGAATTGGCACAAACTTGTACCACACATTCACAATAGTGGGCACCGAGCGATAAACATTGACATGCCGGCACATGGCATTGACCGAAATAAAATACATTCAGTAACACTTGATGACTATGTAAATAAAACGATACAAACAATTCAAGGAATAGAAGGGAAAGTGATCTTACTTGCTCACAGCCGTAATGGCATTGTCATTTCAAAGGTAGCAGAAAAATACCCGGAAAAAATTGAGAAATTAATATATCTAGCAGCGTATCTAATTCCAAACGGAAAGTCGATGATGGACTATGCTCTTTTGGATCGAAATTCGCTCGTCATTCAAAACACAATTCCCAAAGTTTCTATAAAACTGGCAACCTCATTGCTTAAAAATTATACTGGTTATAAAAAAACATTAATCGATATATTTTTACCAAAAACCTTTCGAACACATCGGCTGAGTCCTCATATTTTCCGTGAAGCCTTATATCATGACTGCCCAGCTGAAATTACAGAGTTAGCGAATGTTTTACTCACTCCGGAACCGAACTTGGGTGGTTTTGAAAAATTGAAGTTAACTAAAGAACGATATGGTATAGTTCCCAAAATATACATTGAATGTTTGCAAGACAGAGCGGTTACGCTTTTTATCCAACGGAAAATGCAAAAAGATTCACCCTGTGATCATGTTTTTCAAATAGACTCCAGTCACTCTCCCTTTTTTAGCAAACCCGAAGAGTTATGTAGAATACTAAATGAAATTGCCTTGAAATAA
- a CDS encoding fibronectin type III domain-containing protein — MKLKFFLFCWCILLFSNCIAFLDNFSSGINPKEEQLKQLGLLGAGVSMGSKEVGPGGAIFTSADGFIRIMIPSGAMDETREFTITKYSPASQALPSGYIPTSPVYEITPSYRFKKDVSVSIIVNSSQIQSLNLVSNKTIGFSASTTSPDTTSGRFPDWSSHDSQLESDRINFTTRTFSFFGAGTPPNGNLPPDVRGAYYYFKPNCSYLPYQVRAQIVEPDGDTMTVRLITGRNGGGTNYFPMTREGSTQWYVATIPYEAMGSTGIQMQVSATDQWGANTSRPSTSIFQYPLDSLDSTYINQYDTDQDNDGYNDAWEVDNGYNPRNASSPTGLADSDGDGIPNTYDSTPNGETNPPIDSLNIFPLTVNADISETIVFGVSASFMGQPRFVNASYVTTGNGLNGQSVGTIASGVFTASRPGVAGVIATVGALNVTASVTVNDSVGPNQIADLSASPRSHTRIRLQWTSPGNDGIYGRATSYEIKRSTTIISNDATCNSATPVSHNLIPKPAGLIEAFELDGLSPSSQYYFCIRAFDLAGNRNTWTGNVSAITYSVPDLNPPAPITNATAAAVDGNTIQLAWTSVGGDGMIGSVSSYEIRRSTSSIGSDSECDAAILVPNSIGVTATGSPLSWNVSNLSSNTVYHFCIRAYDSSGNRGIWSGILSATTPFVNTPPIANAGYDFELEPGDIAYLDGSASSNPDAVLCGANTGSYQYQWSFLRKPPASTLTNANINNGTTLSPNFIPDVAGVYELSLSFTDSPGSCAGIPRVATDSVVIEARHSGWFGFFGPIGNTIAPRSSFVTADGSFITLSTSMADIPSFAGKTPVVGFGSYSRAGLVIKFDKKGKVDWYTFIPGIDPQNIITPAGDGSFVISGRAQTNIPSINGINPVASFNGNEDTMVVRVNPNGTIRWYTFLGGNDSESTAYSIIPETQDNGFIVTLFSRSTSLISGETPIIPHSGAPEYNGLITKLSSNGNIVWTTFVGNGSNTLKVYPKSDGSILFSTHSGMTGVSNLGGIPPRIAHSGNVDTVAGSLSNNGNLQWWSYYGGSGADYLNLRPMADGSLTLYGYSASTINSLDGVLPWISAKGDFDPLIIKLNATGQVQWLTFLGTSGSDRGYGMAETPNGGLILVGNVPTAMSGLEGKTPLRPYTSGEEGAVWKLRPDGHIDWYTHLGASGYEYLMDVRKLTNDRYIIVGSSQVNIPSLGNVTPIHPFTGQYDTTFFMMDAAGEISWYTHIGPGVSGGQFSPTASYMQESPDGTLFSLFYASRGRTTLMSKTPLYMFPGGSSNTSGMILRLNADGKF, encoded by the coding sequence ATGAAATTAAAATTTTTTTTATTCTGTTGGTGTATATTATTATTTTCTAATTGTATTGCGTTTTTAGACAATTTCTCCTCTGGAATCAATCCAAAAGAAGAACAACTCAAACAACTTGGACTACTTGGTGCGGGTGTATCCATGGGATCTAAGGAGGTCGGACCGGGAGGAGCTATATTCACTTCTGCTGATGGTTTTATTAGAATTATGATTCCTTCCGGTGCAATGGATGAAACTCGTGAATTTACAATCACGAAATATTCCCCTGCTTCACAAGCATTGCCTTCTGGTTACATTCCAACATCACCAGTTTACGAGATCACTCCTTCTTATCGATTTAAGAAAGACGTATCCGTTTCGATAATTGTGAATTCCAGTCAAATCCAGTCACTTAATTTGGTTTCGAACAAAACTATAGGTTTTTCTGCAAGTACAACCTCTCCTGATACAACAAGTGGCAGGTTCCCCGACTGGAGTAGCCATGACTCTCAATTAGAATCTGATAGAATTAACTTCACAACAAGAACATTCTCCTTTTTTGGTGCAGGAACTCCCCCTAATGGGAACCTCCCTCCCGATGTTCGAGGTGCTTATTACTACTTCAAACCAAATTGTTCTTACCTACCTTATCAAGTACGTGCTCAAATTGTTGAACCAGATGGTGATACAATGACAGTGCGCTTAATTACTGGTCGGAATGGAGGAGGAACTAATTATTTTCCAATGACTAGAGAAGGAAGTACTCAATGGTATGTTGCGACAATCCCATATGAAGCTATGGGATCTACAGGAATCCAAATGCAAGTGAGTGCTACAGACCAATGGGGGGCGAATACCTCACGCCCAAGTACTTCTATTTTCCAATATCCTCTCGATTCTCTAGATTCAACATATATAAATCAATATGACACAGATCAAGATAATGATGGTTATAATGATGCATGGGAGGTTGATAACGGTTATAATCCAAGGAACGCATCTAGTCCAACAGGACTTGCCGACTCCGATGGTGATGGGATTCCGAACACATACGATTCAACTCCAAACGGCGAAACAAATCCACCGATTGATTCATTAAACATATTCCCATTAACTGTGAACGCAGATATTTCAGAGACTATTGTATTTGGAGTGTCTGCTAGTTTTATGGGCCAACCAAGGTTTGTTAATGCTAGTTACGTGACAACTGGAAACGGATTAAATGGTCAATCAGTTGGTACAATCGCCAGTGGCGTGTTTACTGCTAGTCGACCAGGAGTCGCCGGGGTTATTGCAACTGTTGGAGCACTCAATGTTACTGCCTCTGTAACCGTGAATGATTCAGTGGGACCAAACCAAATCGCTGATTTATCTGCATCACCAAGATCCCATACACGAATCCGATTACAATGGACTAGTCCAGGAAATGACGGAATTTATGGTCGAGCGACTTCATATGAAATCAAACGTTCTACTACAATCATTTCGAATGATGCAACTTGTAATTCGGCAACGCCTGTTTCACATAATTTAATTCCAAAACCAGCAGGCCTCATAGAAGCCTTTGAGTTAGATGGTCTTTCTCCATCATCTCAATATTATTTTTGTATTAGAGCATTTGATTTGGCTGGGAATAGAAACACATGGACAGGTAATGTAAGTGCAATTACTTATTCTGTACCTGACTTAAATCCCCCGGCACCTATTACGAATGCCACTGCAGCAGCCGTTGATGGAAACACGATCCAACTAGCCTGGACATCGGTCGGAGGAGATGGGATGATAGGTTCAGTTTCCTCCTATGAAATACGTCGCTCAACTTCATCGATCGGCTCTGACTCAGAATGTGATGCTGCAATTTTAGTTCCAAATTCCATTGGGGTAACGGCTACTGGTTCCCCTTTGAGCTGGAACGTTTCAAATCTTTCCTCGAATACTGTTTACCACTTTTGTATTAGGGCTTACGATTCATCTGGAAATCGTGGTATCTGGTCTGGAATACTTTCCGCTACCACCCCGTTTGTGAATACACCACCCATTGCCAATGCTGGATATGATTTCGAGTTAGAACCTGGAGATATCGCTTATCTAGATGGCAGTGCTTCCTCAAATCCAGATGCTGTCCTTTGCGGAGCCAATACAGGAAGTTATCAATACCAATGGTCATTTCTTCGTAAACCCCCTGCTTCGACTCTTACTAATGCAAATATCAACAACGGGACGACCCTTTCACCTAATTTCATTCCAGATGTAGCTGGTGTTTATGAGTTATCCTTATCATTCACTGATTCTCCTGGTTCATGTGCTGGTATCCCCCGTGTTGCAACGGACTCTGTTGTGATCGAAGCCCGTCACTCAGGTTGGTTTGGTTTCTTCGGACCAATTGGAAATACCATAGCTCCAAGAAGTAGCTTCGTAACTGCAGATGGAAGTTTTATCACACTTTCCACAAGTATGGCAGACATTCCTTCCTTTGCAGGAAAAACTCCTGTCGTTGGATTTGGAAGTTATTCGAGAGCGGGCCTTGTGATCAAATTTGATAAAAAAGGTAAAGTTGATTGGTATACATTTATACCAGGAATTGATCCACAAAATATTATAACCCCCGCGGGAGATGGAAGTTTTGTCATCAGTGGCAGAGCGCAAACAAATATTCCTTCAATCAACGGAATCAATCCGGTTGCATCATTCAACGGAAATGAAGATACGATGGTTGTTCGAGTGAATCCAAATGGAACCATTCGTTGGTATACTTTTTTGGGAGGAAATGACTCTGAAAGCACTGCTTATAGCATTATTCCAGAAACACAAGACAACGGATTCATCGTTACCTTGTTTTCCAGGAGTACATCTCTCATTTCCGGAGAAACTCCTATCATTCCACATTCTGGTGCACCCGAATACAATGGCCTCATCACCAAACTTTCATCAAATGGGAACATTGTCTGGACTACTTTCGTAGGAAACGGATCCAACACCTTAAAAGTGTATCCAAAATCCGATGGATCCATCTTATTTTCAACTCATTCAGGAATGACAGGCGTAAGTAACTTAGGTGGCATTCCACCAAGAATCGCACATAGTGGTAATGTCGATACAGTGGCAGGTTCCCTCTCAAATAATGGAAACCTTCAATGGTGGAGTTATTACGGAGGTAGTGGGGCAGATTATTTAAATTTACGACCTATGGCAGATGGTAGCCTCACATTATACGGATATTCCGCAAGCACAATCAATTCGTTAGACGGTGTTCTTCCCTGGATCAGTGCCAAAGGTGATTTTGATCCGTTAATCATCAAACTCAACGCTACAGGACAAGTGCAATGGTTGACATTTTTAGGAACATCAGGTAGTGACAGAGGATACGGAATGGCAGAAACTCCTAACGGAGGTTTAATATTGGTTGGAAATGTACCCACTGCAATGTCTGGGCTAGAAGGGAAAACTCCATTAAGACCATATACTTCGGGTGAAGAAGGAGCCGTTTGGAAACTCAGGCCGGATGGTCATATCGATTGGTACACACACTTAGGTGCCAGTGGTTATGAGTATCTAATGGATGTTCGCAAACTAACAAACGATCGTTATATAATTGTAGGAAGTTCACAAGTTAACATTCCTTCGCTGGGGAATGTCACACCAATTCATCCCTTTACCGGACAATACGACACCACTTTTTTTATGATGGATGCCGCGGGTGAAATTTCCTGGTACACTCACATAGGCCCTGGTGTCTCAGGAGGGCAATTTTCACCTACAGCATCTTATATGCAAGAAAGTCCAGATGGAACACTTTTTTCTTTATTTTATGCAAGTCGCGGAAGAACAACCCTAATGAGTAAAACTCCGCTATATATGTTTCCTGGAGGTTCAAGTAATACCTCTGGTATGATTCTTCGTTTAAACGCAGATGGGAAATTTTAA
- a CDS encoding PAS domain-containing hybrid sensor histidine kinase/response regulator has product MSQMNSNNKGEDNDDRQIIRHERHRFAELVRAMNAGTWETDLINNTSIVNNRYAEILGYTLEELGPVDYELWTGLTHPDDMIRINEELEEHFAGKKAYYECEVRMKHKNGHWVWILDKGRVAEWTEDGKPAFMFGSHQDITSIKETEEQLRLAKEAAIRATQSKSEFLANMSHEIRTPLNAVIGYLDLMLHGKEDEVRKEYLEIAHTSALSLLDLINDILDFSKIEAGKLELHYEFFPVRTLIDQLKSILLYSFQKKNIEFKIQIDSKIPDFLKMDLIRLRQILINLIGNAVKFTEKGFVIFKIQVLEIIDEYRVSLLFNVHDTGIGIEKESFDKIFEMFSQEDSSTTRKYGGTGLGLTITNRLLGQMNSSLQLESEFGFGSSFSFELEMEYLSSPNDPAIQDSSESEFIRTDRSLSSIQSKILTVDDNEINLTLLRTMLQRIVPNATIVEAKNGEEAIAVYQSENPDFIFMDIQMPKKNGLDATLKIREFEKAKHKKTTIVALTADESLDEKEKCFQVGFDDFISKPVVSKTIGNCLSKFLLK; this is encoded by the coding sequence ATGAGCCAGATGAATTCAAATAATAAAGGAGAGGATAACGACGACAGACAAATCATTCGGCACGAAAGGCATCGTTTTGCAGAGTTAGTACGGGCTATGAATGCCGGCACATGGGAAACGGATCTCATCAACAACACAAGTATTGTCAACAATCGATATGCAGAAATTTTAGGTTACACACTAGAGGAACTTGGACCTGTAGATTATGAATTATGGACGGGCCTCACTCATCCCGATGACATGATTCGAATCAACGAAGAACTTGAAGAACATTTCGCAGGAAAAAAAGCCTATTATGAATGCGAAGTGCGGATGAAACATAAAAATGGTCATTGGGTTTGGATTCTTGACAAAGGACGAGTTGCAGAATGGACAGAGGACGGGAAACCGGCCTTTATGTTTGGATCGCACCAAGACATAACATCCATTAAAGAAACTGAGGAGCAGTTAAGGTTAGCAAAGGAAGCGGCCATTCGCGCTACCCAATCGAAATCAGAATTTCTTGCGAACATGAGTCATGAAATTCGAACACCTTTAAATGCAGTGATCGGGTATCTGGACTTGATGCTTCACGGAAAAGAAGATGAAGTTCGAAAGGAATATTTAGAAATTGCACACACATCAGCTCTATCGTTATTAGATCTAATTAATGATATATTAGATTTTTCGAAAATTGAAGCGGGAAAACTAGAACTACATTACGAATTTTTTCCCGTTCGAACTTTAATTGATCAACTAAAATCGATATTGTTGTATTCTTTTCAAAAAAAGAATATTGAGTTCAAAATTCAAATCGACTCTAAGATACCTGATTTTTTAAAAATGGATTTGATTCGTCTTCGGCAAATTCTGATCAACCTCATCGGAAATGCAGTCAAGTTCACTGAAAAAGGTTTTGTCATTTTTAAAATTCAAGTTTTGGAAATCATCGACGAATATCGAGTCAGTCTTCTTTTTAATGTGCACGATACAGGAATTGGGATCGAAAAAGAAAGTTTTGATAAGATTTTTGAAATGTTTTCTCAGGAAGATTCTTCTACAACAAGAAAGTATGGGGGAACAGGTCTTGGACTTACGATTACCAATCGTTTACTTGGTCAGATGAATTCATCATTACAATTGGAGAGTGAATTCGGGTTCGGAAGTAGTTTTTCGTTTGAATTAGAAATGGAATACCTTAGTTCTCCAAATGACCCCGCTATCCAGGATTCCAGCGAATCAGAATTCATTCGGACAGACCGTTCACTCAGTTCCATCCAATCAAAAATCTTAACAGTAGACGATAATGAAATCAATTTAACTCTACTTAGAACAATGCTCCAAAGAATTGTACCGAATGCCACAATCGTTGAAGCGAAAAATGGTGAGGAAGCGATCGCTGTTTATCAGAGTGAAAATCCCGATTTCATTTTTATGGACATTCAAATGCCAAAAAAAAATGGGTTGGATGCTACTTTAAAAATTCGAGAATTCGAAAAAGCAAAACATAAAAAGACGACTATTGTTGCATTAACTGCAGATGAAAGTTTAGATGAAAAAGAAAAATGCTTTCAGGTTGGGTTTGATGATTTTATATCAAAACCAGTAGTTTCAAAAACCATAGGAAATTGTCTTTCCAAATTCCTTTTAAAGTAA
- a CDS encoding DUF1554 domain-containing protein gives MSKERWNGLSFTSMGNILLFFASLLLIQCSKLTMNNPCDPSAKDYAVGLVYKMVTSDRKTFCEINIKNDVSVESSCRTCRIFVTADPYSGALGGIAGADNKCNIDGNKPNTGIYKAFLSDSIARWACITANCSGGPSEHQNWVLQPNKDYVRATSLIPIGTTNSNGLLLTQTNAVTTTGVTTWLGFRSNWITEPSLHCDDWIQGTNTFTGTLNDQSTNPIIGAASNLCNNSHSLVCVEQ, from the coding sequence ATGTCAAAAGAAAGGTGGAATGGATTAAGTTTTACTTCGATGGGAAACATTTTATTGTTTTTTGCCTCCCTATTATTGATTCAATGCTCTAAACTAACAATGAATAATCCTTGTGACCCTTCTGCTAAAGATTATGCGGTTGGCCTTGTCTATAAAATGGTTACTAGTGATAGAAAAACATTTTGTGAAATCAATATTAAGAATGATGTTAGTGTAGAGTCATCCTGCCGAACTTGTCGGATTTTTGTGACCGCGGATCCATATTCTGGTGCCCTGGGCGGAATTGCAGGAGCCGATAATAAATGTAACATCGATGGTAATAAACCTAACACTGGTATCTATAAAGCCTTTCTGTCCGATTCAATTGCAAGATGGGCATGTATAACGGCAAATTGTAGTGGCGGTCCATCGGAACATCAAAATTGGGTATTACAACCGAACAAAGATTATGTTCGTGCTACCAGTTTGATCCCTATTGGGACAACCAACAGTAATGGTCTTTTGCTGACCCAAACGAATGCAGTAACCACTACCGGTGTTACGACATGGCTCGGGTTCCGTTCGAATTGGATCACTGAGCCCAGCCTTCATTGTGATGATTGGATTCAGGGAACGAACACGTTTACGGGAACACTCAATGACCAAAGCACAAACCCGATTATCGGGGCTGCATCTAATCTTTGTAATAATTCCCATTCACTTGTCTGTGTGGAACAATAA